The following DNA comes from Firmicutes bacterium CAG:345.
TAATGCATCTTCAATTCTTAATTTCTTTTCTTTCATTTCACTTTCAGTTAATGCGCCAACTTTAATTACTGCAACACCATCTGAAAGTTTAGCAACTCTTTCATTTAATCTCTTCTTATCATATTCGGATTTAGATTCATTAGCTTGTGCAAGAAGTTCACTAATACGGCTATTAATTTCTTCTTTAGAACCTGCACCATCGATAATTGTTGTATTATCTTTAGTAACAATAACTTTACCTGCACGTCCTAAATCTTCAATTTGCATATCTTTAAGTTCCATTGCTAAATCTTTACTATAGAATTTAGCACCGGTCAAAGTAGCAATATCTTGGAGAATATTCTTTTGATTATCACCAAATTCTGGAGCCTTAGTAGCTACAACATTAAACGAACCTCTTAATTTATTGATAACAAGAGTTGATGTAACTTCACTTTCAAGATCATCAGCAATAATAAGAAGTGGCTTTGCTGTTTGTACAACTTGTTGTAAAAGATTTAAAACATCTTGAATATTAGAAATCTTTTGGTCTGTAACAAGAATATATGGATTTTCAATTTCTGCAGTCATTTTTTCATGATCAGTGACCATATATGGAGAAATGTATCCCTTATCATATTGCAATCCTTGTGTAACTTCTAATGTTGTATCAAAGCCTTTTCCTTCATCAACAGAAATAACTCCGCTCTTGCCAACTTTTTCCATAGCTTCAGATATTATCTTTCCTATTTCTTCACTTGCAGAAGAAATCGATGCAACTTGTTCAATATCTTTGTTTGTTTCAACTTTTTTAGACTTGGTTAAAAGCTTTTCAGCAACTGCTTTTCCTGCTAGTTCAATACCTTCTCTAAGAAATACCGGATTAGCTCCCTTTTCAACATATTCAGCACCACGATGAACAATGGCTTGGGCTAAAACTGTAGCTGTAGTTGTACCATCACCAGCTACATCATTTGTATTATTAGCAACTTCATAAATGAGTTTAGCACCCATATTTTCATATGGATCTTTCAATTCAATTTCACGAGCAATTGTTACACCATCATTAGTAATAAGTGGTGAACCATAACCTTTATCAAGGACAACATTACGTCCTTTAGGTCCCAATGTAATCTTAACTGTATCTGCTAATTGATCAACGCCATTAATCAATGCTTGACGTGCTTCATTACCATGTTTAATTTGTTTTGCCATAATTATTTTCCTCCATTAATTTAATATTATTCAACAACAGCAAGAAGATCATCATTTTTTACTAATAAATATTTCTTATCGCCGTCTTTATATTCAGTTGTTGAATATTCTTTAAAAATAACTTTTTCGCCAACTTTTACTGTAGGAGCAACAATTTTTCCATCAACTTCTTTTCCTGGACCAACAGCAACAACCTTAGCAACACTTGGCTTGTCTTTGCTTTCAGGAACAATAAAACCACCGATATTTCTTTCAGCTGGTTCAACTTCTAATAAAACATAATCTTTTAAAGGTCTAATCATTTTTTAATCTCCTTTCGGTCTTCTCGACCAACAAATACATTTTAATATATTAATTAGCAAAGTCAATTTAGAAGTGCTAACTTTACTTTACACTTGTTAGAATGTGTAAAGAAGATTTTAATGCACGAAAAAAAGCAGGTTTCCCTGCTTTTAAATTCAATTGATTAGAGCTTACGATTGTAGAATTCAACAATAGCAGCTTCGTTAATTTCTTGTAAGAATTCGTTTCTTTCAGGAAGTCTAACGAGTTTACCTTCTTTTTTATC
Coding sequences within:
- a CDS encoding 60 kDa chaperonin (product inferred by homology to UniProt); amino-acid sequence: MAKQIKHGNEARQALINGVDQLADTVKITLGPKGRNVVLDKGYGSPLITNDGVTIAREIELKDPYENMGAKLIYEVANNTNDVAGDGTTTATVLAQAIVHRGAEYVEKGANPVFLREGIELAGKAVAEKLLTKSKKVETNKDIEQVASISSASEEIGKIISEAMEKVGKSGVISVDEGKGFDTTLEVTQGLQYDKGYISPYMVTDHEKMTAEIENPYILVTDQKISNIQDVLNLLQQVVQTAKPLLIIADDLESEVTSTLVINKLRGSFNVVATKAPEFGDNQKNILQDIATLTGAKFYSKDLAMELKDMQIEDLGRAGKVIVTKDNTTIIDGAGSKEEINSRISELLAQANESKSEYDKKRLNERVAKLSDGVAVIKVGALTESEMKEKKLRIEDALNATKAAVEEGIIIGGGAALVEVYKELRNTLKSKEADVQKGINAVLESLLAPLKQIAENAGYEGDEIVSKQLKAKENVGFNAKTGKWVDMYEAGVVDPAKVARSAILNASSISALFLTTEAAVTEIKEDKPAPVPQVPEY
- a CDS encoding putative uncharacterized protein (product inferred by homology to UniProt), which encodes MIRPLKDYVLLEVEPAERNIGGFIVPESKDKPSVAKVVAVGPGKEVDGKIVAPTVKVGEKVIFKEYSTTEYKDGDKKYLLVKNDDLLAVVE